One Brevinematales bacterium DNA window includes the following coding sequences:
- a CDS encoding GNAT family N-acetyltransferase, with protein MDIRQYRPGDNERVIELNRTVMQAIGLYIDTGHTHDDYNNIEGIYLNNHGEFLVGIEDGRIIATGGFRPYSDGIAEVKRMRVDTGYQRKGYGRAILEALEKSARAMNYTGFILETSVIQTAARHLYKNLGFIEAGRETILGYDCIVFRKDFPRD; from the coding sequence ATGGATATCCGGCAATACCGTCCCGGCGACAACGAACGGGTGATCGAACTGAACCGTACCGTCATGCAGGCAATCGGATTATATATCGACACGGGACATACCCATGATGATTATAATAATATCGAAGGGATATATCTCAATAATCATGGGGAGTTTCTAGTGGGCATCGAGGACGGACGTATTATCGCCACCGGGGGTTTCAGGCCGTATAGTGACGGTATCGCCGAGGTGAAAAGGATGCGCGTCGACACGGGGTATCAGCGGAAGGGATACGGACGGGCGATTCTCGAAGCTCTCGAAAAGAGCGCGAGGGCGATGAACTATACCGGGTTTATCCTCGAAACCTCGGTCATACAGACCGCCGCGCGGCATCTCTATAAGAATCTGGGATTTATCGAGGCCGGACGGGAAACCATCCTCGGTTACGACTGTATCGTGTTCCGTAAAGACTTTCCCCGGGATTGA